A stretch of DNA from bacterium:
CTTTACTTTCTCTATGGAACTTATCGTCTATGAGGAAGATAAACCTAAGGTTCTTTCTGCTTTGAAAGATGGTCGTATTGACTATACTGACCAGCTGGACATTTGTTGATAAATTCTTTGCATTCTTGCTTGAGTCTGGATTTTTTGACCAAGTGAGTGGTATGTGTGTAGCTTTAATGGAACAAATGAAATCCGAAATTGAAAATCCGAAATTGAAAATCCGAAATCAAAAAAACAAATTCAAATGACTAAAATTGAAAATTCAAAACAATATAATTTATTTGAGCAGTCGGGGAGTTTTTTCCCACTGCATAGTTTGAAAAGAGATCCTCCCTCCCCTTCGCTACGCTTGAGGGTTCTCAGGATGATGGGTCGGGATATTATTAAAAACTCCCCGACTCATCTTAAATGTATATGAAAAGGCCATCAAAGGGCCATATGCGGAAGGTCAATATTATATCAAATTCCAGAGGGGTTTTGTGATTAAATTCTCCCATTTTTATCCTTTCTAATTCTTTCAAATCTTAAGATAAAATAATTTACCTAGGGGGTAGATACCATGCTCCCAAGGCAAGCTCACCAACCTTTTTCTCAATCTCCTCTTTGCTTATAGTCACCTTGCAAATGGGTCTATTGTTCATCTTTTAGCCTTAAAATAAGCCACCTTTATAATAAAAACATTGCCAGAGATATAGCTTATGGATGAGGTGGTTATGATAATAAATGTTTAGGGGTGTAGGCCCTTTAACCTGCTGGAAAGCGTAAGAAATTTCATTAATTCTTTCATTATCCGTAATAAAAGCGGCATTGCGGCCAATTAGCTTTTCAAGGTTCTTCCAATAAGGGTAGCGAACCCGAGCATAAAGGGTATATATCTCATAGTTTTTTTCTTGGCTATAGAAGGAAAGCTTGCTTGATAGATGATGATTCTCGGCAAGAATGAATGGAGTTTGGGGCATCTTAGAGATAAAACCTTCTATCTCTTTACTTGCTTTTTTAAAACCATGGAGCCGATTGGTGATGTCCTTCTCCGCTGGGATAGGAAGTATGGGATGAAGGGAGTGAATGATTACCAAGCTAGTAAAAACAAGGCTGATAAGCCCACCCATTAAAGTTATGGTTATAATTAGCCATTTAATCCTTTTTTGTATCCCTTGATGGATAAACCAAGCAAGGTTGATAAACCCGGTGATATAAGCGGGTGCAGGCCAATTCCCTTCGCATTTAGAAAAAAGGCTCAAAAGGAAGAAAAAGAGGAATGGAAAAGCGCTTAGCCAGAAGAGAAAGAGTAGCTCGCTCTTTTTGTTGCGAAATCCCTTATATCCCACCCAACCTGTACCTACAAGAAAGAGAATAAAGAAAATGGGAAAAATCAATCCTGCCTCTCCCCCAAGAAAAGAGAGCATATTTGGAATACCACCATTGATCTTTTGAAAAAAACCATGCTTAAATTGCATCTTGAGGGACACCCAATGATGCGTCGCATTCCACCCAATTACCGGGCTTGTGACTCCTATGGCAATAATGGCAGCAAGATAAGGGTCTTTACGCAAAAGCCAATATCTTACCTTGGAAGAGGTTGTGATAAAAAAGAAAATCGCAGGGATAAAGAGTACCATTGTATACTTACTCAAATTCCCTAATCCTACCACTAATCCAGTAAGGAGCCAATAATACAAATTATTCTTTGGTAAGAAAAAGGCATTATAAACAAGGTAGACCGATATAGCCCAAAACAAAAGCAGTGGCACATCGGGGGTCATTATCACACTATTAGCGGTAAAACCTAAGGTAGTCCCAAGGAGAAGAGAGGCGATTAAGCCGATTGGCTCATCATGAAAGATTCTTTGAGCAATAATGTAGACCATTAAAAGAAGCAATATCGCAGAGATTACCGCCAGCAACCTTACTCCAAGCTCTGTATTTCCGATAAGAAAAGTGCCAAGCCAGATAAACCAAGCCACCATTGGCGGATGGTCATAATAACCCCAGGCAAGGTGTTTTGCCCAGGTCCAATAGTATGCCTCATCTGAACAGAGCTCTACTTGGGGGATGTAGAGAAGATAGAGGCAGGTTATCGCGATGATAAAACCTAGTAAATTTTTCATCTACCAAAATTTGTATGATAGTAAGAAACCATTGTTTTTGTTAACTGTAGAAAAAATATTATAGTATCTTCCATTACTTAGTGCAAAAATAGTATTTAAGAAATTTTGAAT
This window harbors:
- a CDS encoding glycosyltransferase family 39 protein, translating into MKNLLGFIIAITCLYLLYIPQVELCSDEAYYWTWAKHLAWGYYDHPPMVAWFIWLGTFLIGNTELGVRLLAVISAILLLLMVYIIAQRIFHDEPIGLIASLLLGTTLGFTANSVIMTPDVPLLLFWAISVYLVYNAFFLPKNNLYYWLLTGLVVGLGNLSKYTMVLFIPAIFFFITTSSKVRYWLLRKDPYLAAIIAIGVTSPVIGWNATHHWVSLKMQFKHGFFQKINGGIPNMLSFLGGEAGLIFPIFFILFLVGTGWVGYKGFRNKKSELLFLFWLSAFPFLFFFLLSLFSKCEGNWPAPAYITGFINLAWFIHQGIQKRIKWLIITITLMGGLISLVFTSLVIIHSLHPILPIPAEKDITNRLHGFKKASKEIEGFISKMPQTPFILAENHHLSSKLSFYSQEKNYEIYTLYARVRYPYWKNLEKLIGRNAAFITDNERINEISYAFQQVKGPTPLNIYYHNHLIHKLYLWQCFYYKGGLF